The following are encoded in a window of Longimicrobium sp. genomic DNA:
- a CDS encoding HipA family kinase, which translates to MTQLPVYIATRYVQPLREGGTLPAVVDTDGGGLFVAKFRGAGQGAKALVAELLVGLIARAVNLPVPEIALIEVLPDFGRSEPDPEIQDLLKASVGINMGLRYLDGAFNFQAAAAGEFISPELATRIVWLDAFTTNPDRTARNPNLLIWNRKPWLIDHGAALYAQHNWPGVDEARTRTAFPLIKDHVLLAISGDLEAADAEIASALEEHVIRNAVACLPDALLEDPAIASEFPDPEVARARYADYLCTRIRAPRAFVAQAIEARETLRREPPRRVQSRR; encoded by the coding sequence ATGACGCAGCTGCCCGTGTACATCGCCACCCGATACGTGCAGCCGCTGCGCGAGGGGGGCACCCTTCCCGCCGTGGTCGACACGGACGGCGGCGGGCTGTTCGTCGCCAAGTTCCGGGGCGCGGGGCAGGGCGCCAAGGCGCTCGTGGCCGAGTTGCTGGTAGGGCTGATCGCTCGCGCGGTGAACCTGCCCGTTCCCGAGATCGCGCTGATCGAGGTGCTGCCGGACTTCGGCCGCAGCGAGCCCGATCCCGAGATCCAGGACCTGCTGAAGGCCAGCGTGGGCATCAACATGGGCCTGCGCTACCTGGATGGCGCGTTCAACTTCCAGGCGGCGGCCGCGGGGGAGTTCATCAGCCCGGAGCTGGCGACGCGCATCGTATGGCTGGACGCGTTCACCACCAACCCCGACCGCACCGCACGCAATCCCAACCTGCTCATCTGGAATCGCAAGCCGTGGCTGATCGACCACGGCGCCGCGCTGTACGCCCAGCACAACTGGCCCGGCGTGGACGAGGCGCGCACCCGGACGGCGTTTCCGCTGATCAAGGACCACGTACTTCTCGCCATCAGCGGAGACCTGGAGGCGGCGGACGCGGAGATCGCGTCGGCGCTGGAGGAGCACGTGATCCGCAACGCCGTCGCGTGCCTGCCGGATGCGCTTCTTGAGGATCCCGCCATCGCATCCGAGTTCCCGGATCCTGAGGTGGCGCGCGCCCGCTACGCCGACTACCTGTGCACGCGCATCCGGGCGCCGCGCGCGTTCGTTGCGCAGGCCATCGAGGCGCGTGAGACGCTGCGGCGCGAGCCCCCCCGCCGCGTCCAGAGCCGCCGATGA
- a CDS encoding DUF3817 domain-containing protein has product MLKTSLDRLRVVGTMEGASFLLLLGVAMPLKYLAGMPQMVRVVGMMHGILFMLYVAAVVQVSVELRWPLRRIVAALAASVLPFGPFVFDAHLRRVSAPQA; this is encoded by the coding sequence GTGCTCAAGACCTCGCTGGACCGCCTTCGCGTCGTCGGGACGATGGAAGGCGCTTCGTTTCTGCTGCTGCTCGGCGTCGCGATGCCGCTGAAGTACCTTGCCGGAATGCCGCAGATGGTGCGCGTCGTGGGGATGATGCACGGCATCCTCTTCATGCTGTATGTCGCCGCCGTTGTCCAGGTGAGTGTCGAGTTGCGGTGGCCGCTGCGGCGGATTGTCGCGGCGCTGGCGGCTTCTGTGCTCCCGTTCGGACCTTTCGTGTTCGATGCGCACCTGCGCCGCGTCTCGGCTCCGCAGGCGTAA